From the genome of Thermoanaerobaculales bacterium, one region includes:
- the mtnA gene encoding S-methyl-5-thioribose-1-phosphate isomerase produces MKIHGTHYRSIRVADDGSSVEVIDQTALPHELRILTLASVDDAADAIRAMRVRGAPLIGATAAYGICLALRRDPSDRSLARALEQLAATRPTAVNLRWALDEMAAAVSGLRPEERMAAGYRRAAAICDEDVDICRRIGVHGLAILRRLADGTHGRPLNVLTHCNAGWLATVDWGTALAPVYMAHDAGLDVHVWVDETRPRSQGAGLTAFELGAHGVPHTVVVDSAGGHLMQHGLVDVCIVGSDRTTRTGDVANKIGTYLKALAARDNGVPFYVALPHPTIDWTLRDGLLEIPIEQRDPSEVTRVTGRASDGRVVEVEVVAPGSPAANFAFDVTPSGLVTALITDRGVCPASEAGLLSLFPEQGDAP; encoded by the coding sequence GTGAAGATCCACGGCACCCACTACCGCTCGATCCGGGTCGCCGACGACGGGAGCTCGGTTGAGGTCATCGACCAGACCGCGCTGCCCCACGAGCTCCGGATCCTGACCCTGGCCTCGGTCGACGACGCGGCCGACGCGATCCGGGCGATGCGGGTCCGCGGCGCGCCCTTGATCGGCGCCACCGCGGCCTACGGCATCTGCCTCGCGCTGCGCCGCGACCCGAGCGACCGGAGCCTCGCCCGCGCGCTCGAGCAGCTGGCCGCAACCCGGCCCACCGCAGTCAACCTGCGCTGGGCGCTTGACGAGATGGCGGCGGCGGTGTCGGGGCTCCGGCCGGAGGAGCGCATGGCAGCCGGCTACCGGCGGGCGGCCGCGATCTGCGACGAAGACGTCGATATCTGTCGCCGGATCGGCGTCCACGGCCTCGCCATCCTGCGCCGGCTCGCCGACGGGACCCACGGCCGGCCGCTCAACGTGCTCACCCACTGCAACGCCGGGTGGCTGGCGACGGTCGACTGGGGCACGGCGCTGGCGCCGGTCTACATGGCCCACGACGCGGGCCTCGACGTCCATGTCTGGGTCGACGAGACCCGCCCGCGCAGCCAGGGGGCGGGCCTCACCGCCTTCGAGCTCGGCGCCCACGGGGTGCCCCACACGGTGGTGGTGGACAGCGCCGGCGGCCACCTCATGCAGCACGGCCTGGTCGACGTCTGCATCGTCGGCAGCGACCGGACCACCCGCACCGGCGATGTGGCCAACAAGATCGGCACCTACCTGAAGGCGCTCGCCGCGCGTGACAACGGCGTTCCCTTCTACGTGGCCCTGCCCCACCCCACCATCGACTGGACGCTCCGCGATGGGCTGCTCGAGATCCCGATCGAGCAGCGGGACCCCAGCGAGGTCACCCGGGTGACCGGTCGGGCGAGCGACGGCCGGGTGGTCGAGGTGGAGGTGGTCGCACCCGGCAGCCCGGCCGCGAACTTCGCATTCGACGTCACGCCGTCGGGACTCGTGACCGCGCTGATCACGGACCGCGGCGTCTGCCCGGCCTCGGAGGCCGGCCTGCTCAGCCTCTTCCCGGAGCAAGGCGACGCGCCCTGA
- a CDS encoding YitT family protein, which translates to MASLRQPDARGKAALRVAVVRALGDIGDAAEPFDRAVEAEVARVAGPAAADGSSRLSTVGKAVTSIDSARAPAGARGTVVRRRRPGNGRREGTGTGMMASSTLAGAIARRGLLRDYVAIMIGSFIMAVGIAVFLVDAKVVPGGVSGLSMAVHYLSGNKVPVGLTMWLFNIPLYIWGIRELGKQFGVRTLVGFTTNSFFIDLLRGDVPGLGSIRLHEHPAVVNLRQTDFLFLILVGSVLLGLGLGIIFKFRGTTAGSDVLAAVGQKRWGLKPGVVFMVVDSLVITFAGFVIHFRGLDVERPALTLTLYAFFLLFVSSHLVDVIIDGFDYARSAIIISSRPGEIAHHVVEDMGRGATAVEAMGVFTNQPRQVLYTVVSRKEVGTLVQMVKAIDPHAFVIVNNVHEVLGEGFRSRI; encoded by the coding sequence TTGGCCAGCCTCCGACAGCCTGATGCCCGGGGGAAGGCGGCGTTGCGGGTGGCGGTGGTGCGGGCCCTCGGCGACATCGGCGACGCGGCCGAGCCCTTCGACCGCGCGGTCGAGGCCGAGGTGGCGCGGGTGGCCGGGCCGGCGGCGGCTGACGGCAGCTCACGTCTCAGCACGGTCGGGAAGGCCGTCACCTCCATCGACTCAGCGCGTGCCCCCGCCGGAGCGCGTGGTACAGTCGTTCGCCGCCGCCGGCCGGGCAACGGCCGGCGAGAGGGGACGGGCACTGGGATGATGGCGTCGAGCACGCTCGCCGGGGCGATCGCCCGCAGGGGCCTGCTGCGGGACTACGTCGCGATCATGATCGGCTCGTTCATCATGGCGGTTGGGATCGCCGTCTTCCTGGTCGACGCCAAGGTGGTGCCGGGCGGCGTCAGCGGGCTGTCGATGGCCGTCCACTACCTGTCGGGCAACAAGGTGCCGGTCGGCCTGACGATGTGGCTGTTCAACATCCCGCTCTACATCTGGGGGATCCGGGAGCTCGGCAAGCAGTTCGGCGTCCGCACCCTGGTCGGCTTCACCACCAACTCTTTCTTCATCGACCTGCTGCGCGGCGACGTGCCTGGCCTCGGCTCGATCCGGCTCCACGAGCACCCGGCGGTCGTCAACCTGCGCCAGACCGACTTCCTGTTCCTGATCCTGGTCGGCAGCGTGCTGCTCGGCCTCGGCCTGGGGATCATCTTCAAGTTCCGTGGCACGACTGCCGGCTCCGACGTGCTCGCGGCCGTCGGCCAGAAGCGCTGGGGCCTCAAGCCGGGCGTGGTGTTCATGGTGGTCGACTCGCTGGTGATCACCTTCGCCGGGTTCGTCATTCACTTCCGCGGCCTCGACGTTGAACGGCCGGCGTTGACACTGACCCTCTACGCCTTCTTCCTGCTCTTCGTGTCGAGCCACCTGGTGGACGTGATCATCGACGGCTTCGACTACGCCCGCTCCGCGATCATCATCTCGAGCAGGCCTGGGGAGATCGCCCACCACGTGGTCGAGGACATGGGTCGCGGCGCCACTGCGGTCGAGGCGATGGGCGTCTTCACCAACCAGCCGAGGCAGGTGCTCTACACGGTGGTCAGCAGGAAGGAGGTCGGCACCCTGGTCCAGATGGTCAAGGCGATCGACCCCCACGCCTTCGTGATCGTCAACAACGTCCACGAGGTGCTCGGCGAGGGCTTCCGCAGCCGGATTTGA
- a CDS encoding CHAT domain-containing protein, with amino-acid sequence MGQTVKRRNTRAAVTVLVAFALWTVALSSAAQVRGPGDADIPLAADGAEPGQLLLQEAQASAARGDLAGAAGLYAAALDALAPRAQPTDPELGRAARGLAETSAAIGDHQSARRAHQLLLEQAIAAHGAGSAEAAKATVELARSTGDAGDLETASALFREALADLEQALGPSDLEVGVALNGLANVLRKQGDLVEARGLLERSLEITEGRLGPDDPQVAGILNNLGNVQVGLGDLEAARQTYQRVLKIWEAAQGPDSPNVGKVLSNLGVVELNLGDPAAAIPLLERSVAIRERAFGTDAPVLGIPLINLGDALLQHGDLERAETTLERAAGILERNQGDSTYVTEAINNLGLLQLERGLGDEAARSFERAREVVERSAGHSHPRTAIVIANQARAAAFRGDPGLAIGLALESERIAREHLALTSASLSEREALTFAVQQRESLDLALSFASGPGMDDPTLLAAAWDALVRSRHLVLEEMELRRTLVAGAPEAGPLIEAWRQAANQLSRLLTAAPGPDSERAIEAARRELELAERALGQASASVERDRRERLLGFDEVTSSLPPDACLVAYARFGRSFHSDPVRRGADWEDWYLAFVRGPSGAVWALPLAAAGTIDSLVQEWREAAGRDRGSMADVLQSGERLRAAVWNPVSARCTGAQRAFVVPDGELALVNLAALPIGSDAFLLERGPLLVMLDHEHDLVADPLPTAPAGPCLLALGAPDFDAAPAASPPTPASEVAGGLAALRFAPLPGTAAETAEVAAVWDAAAGGSDALRLVGDEASEAAFKALAPGFRVLHLATHGFFLGDGALDPAASGRGVGGLVPATSAESEPEPSSPLLLSGLALAGANYRGGGAGEDGILTAEEIAVLDLPGAEWVVLSACDSGIGEASSKEGVFGLRRAFRVAGARTVIMSLWAVDDDATREWMAALYRARLVEGLSTPEAVRRASLSVLAARRQRGLSVHPAAWAAFVASGDWR; translated from the coding sequence ATGGGGCAGACGGTCAAGCGTCGCAACACCCGGGCCGCGGTGACCGTGCTCGTCGCGTTCGCACTGTGGACGGTCGCGCTCTCGAGCGCCGCCCAGGTGCGCGGGCCTGGGGACGCCGACATCCCGCTTGCGGCCGACGGCGCCGAGCCCGGACAACTGCTCCTCCAGGAGGCTCAAGCGAGCGCCGCCCGGGGCGACCTCGCCGGCGCGGCCGGCCTCTACGCGGCGGCGCTCGATGCGCTCGCGCCGCGGGCACAGCCCACCGACCCGGAGCTCGGCCGCGCGGCCCGTGGGCTCGCCGAGACCTCGGCCGCCATCGGCGACCACCAGTCCGCCCGGCGCGCTCACCAGCTGCTGCTCGAGCAGGCGATCGCGGCCCACGGCGCCGGGTCTGCCGAGGCCGCGAAGGCCACCGTCGAGCTGGCACGGTCGACGGGGGACGCCGGCGACCTCGAGACCGCGTCGGCGCTCTTCCGCGAGGCGCTGGCGGATCTCGAGCAGGCGCTGGGCCCGTCCGATCTCGAGGTCGGTGTCGCGCTCAACGGTCTCGCCAACGTGCTGCGCAAGCAGGGCGACCTCGTGGAGGCGCGCGGGCTGCTCGAGCGGTCGCTCGAGATCACCGAGGGCCGGCTCGGTCCGGACGACCCCCAGGTCGCCGGCATCCTCAACAACCTCGGCAACGTGCAGGTCGGCCTCGGCGACCTCGAGGCCGCCCGGCAGACCTACCAGCGCGTGCTCAAGATCTGGGAGGCCGCCCAAGGCCCGGACTCGCCGAACGTCGGCAAGGTGCTATCCAACCTCGGCGTGGTCGAGCTGAACCTGGGCGACCCCGCGGCCGCCATCCCGCTGCTCGAGCGGTCGGTCGCGATCCGCGAGCGTGCCTTCGGGACCGACGCGCCGGTGCTCGGTATCCCGCTCATCAACCTCGGCGACGCCCTGCTCCAGCATGGCGACCTGGAGCGCGCGGAGACGACCCTCGAGCGTGCGGCCGGGATCCTCGAGAGGAACCAGGGCGACAGCACCTACGTCACCGAGGCCATCAACAACCTCGGGCTGCTCCAGCTCGAGCGCGGGCTCGGCGACGAGGCCGCGCGCTCCTTCGAGCGGGCGCGCGAGGTGGTCGAGCGCTCCGCCGGCCACAGCCACCCGCGGACCGCGATCGTGATCGCCAATCAGGCGCGGGCCGCGGCGTTCCGCGGCGACCCCGGCCTCGCGATCGGGCTCGCCCTCGAGTCCGAGCGCATCGCCCGCGAGCACCTCGCGCTGACGAGCGCCAGCCTGTCCGAGCGGGAGGCGCTCACGTTCGCCGTCCAGCAGCGCGAGTCCCTCGATCTGGCGCTCAGCTTCGCGTCCGGGCCAGGCATGGACGACCCGACGCTGCTGGCTGCCGCCTGGGACGCGCTGGTCCGGTCCCGCCACCTGGTGCTGGAGGAGATGGAGCTGCGGCGCACGCTGGTCGCCGGCGCGCCGGAGGCCGGGCCGCTGATCGAGGCGTGGCGGCAGGCCGCCAACCAGCTGTCCCGCCTGCTGACCGCCGCGCCCGGCCCCGACAGCGAGCGCGCGATCGAAGCCGCCCGCCGGGAGCTGGAGCTGGCCGAGCGCGCCCTCGGCCAGGCCAGCGCGTCCGTCGAGCGCGACCGGCGCGAGCGCTTGCTCGGCTTCGACGAGGTGACCTCGAGCCTGCCGCCCGACGCCTGCCTGGTGGCCTATGCGCGCTTCGGGCGCAGCTTCCACTCGGACCCGGTGCGCCGCGGCGCGGACTGGGAGGACTGGTATCTCGCGTTCGTGCGCGGGCCGTCCGGCGCGGTCTGGGCACTGCCGCTCGCGGCCGCGGGCACCATCGACAGCCTGGTGCAGGAGTGGCGGGAAGCCGCGGGCAGAGACCGAGGGTCCATGGCCGACGTTCTCCAGTCCGGCGAGCGCCTGCGGGCCGCCGTCTGGAACCCGGTGAGCGCCCGCTGCACCGGTGCACAGCGGGCGTTCGTCGTGCCGGACGGCGAGCTCGCCCTGGTCAACCTTGCGGCTCTCCCCATCGGCAGCGACGCCTTCCTGCTCGAGCGCGGCCCGCTCCTCGTCATGCTCGACCATGAGCACGACCTGGTGGCCGATCCGCTGCCGACGGCGCCGGCAGGCCCTTGCCTGCTCGCCCTCGGCGCGCCCGACTTTGACGCCGCACCGGCCGCCTCCCCGCCCACTCCCGCGTCCGAAGTCGCCGGGGGCCTCGCCGCGCTGCGCTTCGCCCCGCTGCCGGGGACCGCCGCCGAGACCGCCGAGGTGGCCGCCGTCTGGGATGCCGCGGCCGGCGGGTCCGATGCCCTCCGCCTGGTCGGTGACGAGGCATCCGAGGCCGCCTTCAAGGCACTCGCCCCCGGCTTCCGCGTTCTCCACCTGGCCACCCACGGCTTCTTCCTGGGAGACGGCGCGCTCGATCCGGCCGCATCCGGCCGCGGCGTCGGCGGCCTGGTGCCCGCGACCTCGGCGGAGAGCGAGCCGGAGCCGTCGAGCCCGCTGCTCCTGTCCGGTCTGGCGCTGGCCGGCGCCAACTACCGCGGCGGCGGCGCCGGCGAGGACGGCATCCTGACCGCCGAGGAGATCGCCGTCCTTGACCTTCCGGGGGCGGAGTGGGTGGTCCTGTCGGCCTGCGACTCCGGGATCGGTGAGGCGAGCAGCAAGGAGGGCGTGTTCGGCCTCCGCCGCGCCTTCCGGGTCGCCGGCGCCCGCACCGTGATCATGAGCCTGTGGGCAGTCGACGACGACGCGACCCGGGAGTGGATGGCTGCCCTCTACCGGGCGCGCCTGGTCGAGGGCCTGTCGACGCCCGAGGCCGTCCGCCGGGCAAGCCTGAGCGTCCTCGCCGCACGCCGCCAGCGGGGCTTGAGCGTCCACCCGGCGGCATGGGCTGCGTTCGTCGCCTCCGGCGACTGGCGCTGA
- a CDS encoding sigma-70 family RNA polymerase sigma factor: protein MAPEPSTAPGQGTGLGGVESTTVLLSQARSGDAAARDELVRRLLPRLRRWAHGRLPQNARDLSDTDDLVQVSLLRALNHVSEFEPQREGAFLAYLRRIVLNAVRDELRRAGRRPARAMLDDSMPEPGPSVVERVIGREAMEAYEAALATLPDEQREAVIMRIEFGYTYPEIAEALGKPSANAARMAVSRALLQVAEVMSGR from the coding sequence TTGGCTCCTGAACCGAGCACCGCCCCCGGCCAAGGAACCGGGCTCGGTGGCGTCGAGTCGACCACCGTCCTGCTGAGCCAGGCACGCAGCGGCGACGCCGCCGCCCGCGACGAGCTGGTTCGCCGTCTCCTCCCCCGACTGCGTCGCTGGGCCCACGGCCGGCTGCCCCAGAACGCCCGCGACCTCTCAGACACCGACGACCTTGTGCAGGTTTCCCTGCTGCGAGCGTTAAACCATGTGAGCGAGTTCGAGCCGCAGCGGGAAGGCGCCTTCCTCGCCTACCTGAGGCGGATCGTGCTCAACGCGGTGCGGGACGAGCTGCGGCGGGCGGGGCGGCGGCCGGCAAGGGCGATGCTCGATGACTCGATGCCTGAGCCCGGGCCGTCGGTGGTCGAGCGGGTGATCGGCCGGGAGGCGATGGAGGCCTACGAGGCAGCCCTGGCAACTCTGCCCGACGAGCAGCGGGAGGCGGTGATCATGAGGATCGAGTTCGGATATACCTACCCGGAGATCGCGGAGGCCCTCGGCAAGCCGTCGGCCAACGCGGCCCGGATGGCGGTGTCGCGCGCACTGCTGCAGGTCGCCGAGGTGATGAGTGGCCGCTAA
- a CDS encoding serine/threonine-protein kinase encodes MAANDESHLLRLAEAVSDREPVPWSDERAAAGDRGRVVDGLQRLHALARAFAEVTPADDDRDAGGPLLGRWGHLELIARLGAGSFGEVFRAHDPNLGREVALKLRRAGPGPAGDSGRRLLDEARRLARVRHPNVVTVHGADLCDGRVGIWTELIEGQTLEERLSSDGPIGPGEAITLGLDLCRALAAVHAAGLVHGDVKTANVLRERGGRIVLTDLGSSTEAGEPARTGSPATLAPEVLAGNPATPAADLYSLGVLLFRMLTGRCPAKADPASLRDLRPDLPLELVRVVEQAADPDPGRRYPSAGALEQALARLGGAAAAPSPATAPATGRWRVGVAAAAVVVVLAVAGYLLIGRLGTEAQQAPPQQPQAPAASVTTGREPALEPVAEPAPQLAAAPAAALPAPLAVQATMFRAGPTNGEPLADGDRVAPGDRLYLELESQEPVHAWVLNEDLEGAVFVLFPIDGLDLGNPLAAGRVHRLPGRLAGLPQQWQVTSAGGRERFLVIAARGERPELERELAGLVAANPGKSGRLRGVGGLQPTAGSGSGRLDAIARELAAARQRDGSIWLLRLELDNP; translated from the coding sequence GTGGCCGCTAACGACGAGTCCCACCTGCTGCGTCTCGCGGAAGCAGTCAGCGACCGCGAGCCGGTGCCGTGGAGCGACGAGCGGGCGGCGGCCGGCGACCGGGGCCGCGTGGTGGACGGCCTGCAGCGCCTCCACGCCCTGGCCCGCGCGTTCGCCGAGGTCACGCCGGCCGACGACGATCGCGACGCCGGCGGCCCGCTGCTCGGCCGCTGGGGCCATCTCGAGCTGATCGCGCGCCTCGGCGCGGGCAGCTTCGGCGAGGTGTTCCGCGCCCACGACCCGAACCTGGGCCGCGAAGTCGCGCTCAAGCTGCGCCGCGCCGGGCCGGGGCCCGCGGGCGACTCCGGCCGGCGGCTGCTCGACGAGGCGCGCCGGCTGGCCAGGGTCCGCCACCCCAACGTGGTGACGGTGCACGGGGCCGACCTCTGCGACGGTCGGGTCGGGATCTGGACCGAGCTGATCGAGGGCCAGACCCTCGAGGAGCGGCTCTCGAGCGACGGTCCGATCGGGCCCGGCGAGGCCATCACGCTCGGGCTCGACCTGTGCCGCGCTTTGGCCGCGGTCCACGCCGCCGGCCTGGTCCACGGCGACGTCAAGACCGCCAACGTGCTGCGCGAAAGGGGCGGCCGGATCGTGCTCACCGACCTCGGCTCCTCGACCGAGGCGGGCGAGCCGGCACGCACCGGCAGCCCGGCCACCCTCGCCCCGGAGGTCCTCGCCGGCAACCCGGCGACCCCCGCCGCCGACCTCTACAGCCTGGGCGTGCTGCTGTTCCGGATGCTCACCGGCCGCTGCCCCGCCAAGGCCGACCCCGCATCGCTGCGCGACCTCAGGCCCGACCTCCCGCTCGAGCTGGTGCGGGTCGTCGAGCAGGCGGCGGACCCGGACCCCGGCCGGCGGTACCCCTCCGCCGGCGCCCTCGAGCAGGCGCTCGCTCGGCTTGGCGGCGCGGCCGCCGCTCCGTCGCCGGCCACGGCCCCCGCGACCGGCAGGTGGCGAGTGGGAGTGGCTGCCGCAGCGGTGGTGGTCGTGCTCGCGGTGGCCGGGTACCTGCTCATCGGCAGGCTCGGAACTGAGGCGCAGCAGGCCCCCCCGCAGCAGCCGCAGGCCCCAGCGGCGAGCGTCACGACGGGGCGCGAGCCCGCGCTCGAGCCGGTGGCCGAGCCCGCTCCGCAGCTTGCCGCGGCGCCGGCAGCGGCGCTGCCGGCCCCGCTCGCGGTGCAGGCGACGATGTTTCGGGCGGGCCCGACGAACGGCGAGCCGCTTGCCGATGGCGACCGGGTCGCGCCTGGCGACCGCCTCTACCTGGAGCTCGAGTCGCAGGAGCCGGTGCACGCATGGGTCCTCAACGAGGACCTCGAGGGCGCGGTGTTCGTGCTCTTCCCGATCGACGGCCTCGACCTCGGCAACCCCCTGGCGGCGGGCCGCGTCCACCGCCTCCCGGGCCGGCTCGCGGGACTGCCGCAGCAGTGGCAGGTGACCTCGGCCGGAGGTCGTGAGCGGTTCCTGGTGATCGCCGCCCGCGGCGAGCGGCCAGAGCTCGAGCGGGAGCTCGCCGGGCTGGTGGCCGCGAACCCCGGCAAGTCCGGCCGGCTGCGCGGCGTCGGCGGCCTGCAGCCCACGGCCGGCTCCGGCAGCGGCCGGCTCGACGCCATCGCCCGGGAGCTGGCCGCGGCCCGGCAGCGCGACGGCTCGATCTGGCTGCTGCGCCTCGAGCTCGACAACCCGTAG
- a CDS encoding SdiA-regulated domain-containing protein, translating into MRRPPLAAAALLAALALAGCRSTATERPRWDAADAEVLTWHADHPSFDQGFAVEASGLAASGRFLYVALEKYARVLQLPAGDPASARAIAIAVPAHSELEGAAFGGGALYLCDEAHAAVYEVRLPDGEELGVSSAGSPLPATELELVGPDIEPGKVGVEGIAVDAAANRLWLLLERRGSPESGCVSTVFPMRRVGDTLEEAGAPLEIALEDCDWRLSALELWRGELLALKTQFPGERYELIAIDPATGASRTVLELTGLLRSVRTDGFSNNAEGIAVTADGTLFVVSDNAWTQVVDDPEPPAAAERTLLLRIPPSRRSR; encoded by the coding sequence ATGCGCCGACCCCCGCTCGCCGCCGCCGCGCTCCTGGCTGCGCTCGCTCTCGCCGGCTGCCGATCGACGGCCACGGAGCGGCCGAGGTGGGACGCGGCAGACGCCGAGGTCCTGACCTGGCACGCCGACCACCCCTCCTTCGATCAGGGCTTCGCCGTCGAGGCGTCCGGCCTCGCCGCCTCCGGCCGCTTCCTCTACGTCGCGCTCGAGAAGTACGCCCGGGTGCTCCAGCTGCCGGCCGGCGACCCGGCAAGCGCGCGCGCGATCGCAATCGCGGTGCCGGCGCACAGCGAGCTGGAGGGTGCGGCGTTCGGAGGCGGCGCCCTCTACCTCTGCGACGAGGCCCACGCCGCCGTCTACGAGGTTCGGCTGCCGGACGGGGAGGAGCTTGGAGTCAGCTCCGCCGGGAGCCCGCTGCCGGCCACCGAACTCGAGCTCGTCGGCCCCGACATCGAGCCCGGCAAGGTCGGCGTCGAGGGAATCGCCGTCGACGCCGCCGCGAACCGATTGTGGCTGCTGCTCGAGCGCAGGGGCAGCCCGGAGTCGGGCTGCGTGTCGACCGTCTTCCCGATGCGCCGGGTCGGCGACACGCTCGAGGAGGCAGGGGCGCCGCTCGAGATCGCACTCGAGGACTGCGACTGGCGGCTGAGCGCGCTCGAGCTGTGGCGGGGCGAGCTGCTGGCGCTGAAGACCCAGTTCCCGGGCGAGCGCTACGAGCTGATCGCGATCGACCCCGCCACCGGAGCATCGCGGACCGTCCTGGAGCTGACCGGCCTGCTGCGGTCGGTCCGCACCGATGGCTTCAGCAACAACGCCGAGGGCATCGCCGTGACCGCGGACGGGACGCTGTTCGTCGTTTCCGACAACGCGTGGACGCAGGTGGTCGACGACCCGGAGCCGCCCGCGGCCGCCGAGCGGACGCTGCTGCTGCGGATCCCACCCTCGAGGAGATCTCGCTGA
- a CDS encoding tail fiber domain-containing protein — translation MGRHRPRRPAHLIHLDGGAYSNGATWVDGSSRELKQDIVDLSVDDALAVVASLRPVTFRYRANPAELEAGFIAEEVPELVATADRKGLTALDFVAVLTKVVQLQQARIDALEAQVSRLGAGSN, via the coding sequence CTGGGTCGGCATCGGCCGCGGCGACCGGCCCACCTGATCCACCTCGACGGCGGCGCCTACAGCAACGGCGCGACGTGGGTCGACGGCTCGTCGCGGGAGCTCAAGCAGGACATCGTCGACTTGTCCGTCGACGACGCGCTCGCGGTGGTGGCCAGCTTGCGGCCCGTCACCTTCCGTTACCGCGCGAACCCCGCCGAGCTCGAGGCCGGCTTCATCGCCGAGGAGGTCCCGGAGCTGGTGGCGACCGCGGACCGCAAGGGCCTGACGGCGCTTGATTTCGTGGCGGTCCTGACGAAGGTGGTCCAGCTCCAGCAGGCGCGCATCGATGCTCTCGAAGCCCAGGTCAGCCGGCTCGGTGCCGGCTCGAACTGA
- a CDS encoding choice-of-anchor Q domain-containing protein, with translation MNAPTRHCKLVALAALVLLAAGPAGADTYIVDRFDDSTDDACTLVIPNDCSLRGAIIRANGNPGDDIVVLLAGTYTLTIPGAGENLCRTGDLDVTDTVLIVGHGPELTAVNAGGDGGVNDRVFDVYAPGKQLALRGLTVTGGSPDTGPGGGIHTHEGSLRLQTCTVTGNEAFGGSGTAVHSTSDAPGDLTEIVDRWITGNTGQYSTLDVGVARIERTTVSGNTQGSSYGAAQIFGEGSLLLDSTIEGSTGSTGIPAVLIWGTASVIEGCTLVGVGGPALGVATSGSATVSNTLIAGWCGGGQPTSLGGNLESPGDTCGLGASDLVNVPDPGLSALGFFGGPTPVYQPLTGSPAVDAPVAAANCPDEDQRGLSRPRDGDGISGAVCDIGAVELAAPGEIFVDTSECGFTTGWSEVVP, from the coding sequence ATGAATGCACCCACCCGACACTGTAAACTCGTGGCGCTCGCCGCGCTCGTATTGCTGGCCGCCGGACCGGCCGGCGCCGACACCTACATCGTCGACCGCTTCGACGACTCCACCGACGACGCGTGCACCCTCGTCATCCCCAACGACTGCAGCTTGCGCGGCGCCATCATCCGCGCCAACGGCAACCCCGGCGACGACATCGTCGTGCTCCTGGCTGGGACCTACACCCTCACCATCCCCGGCGCAGGCGAGAACCTGTGCCGGACCGGGGACCTCGACGTGACCGACACGGTCCTGATCGTGGGCCACGGCCCAGAGCTGACGGCCGTCAACGCCGGCGGCGACGGCGGCGTCAACGACCGCGTCTTCGACGTCTACGCGCCGGGGAAGCAGCTGGCGCTGCGCGGCTTGACCGTCACCGGTGGGTCCCCGGACACCGGTCCTGGCGGCGGGATCCACACCCACGAAGGCTCGCTCCGGCTCCAGACCTGCACGGTCACCGGCAACGAGGCGTTCGGAGGCTCCGGTACCGCCGTCCACTCAACCTCGGATGCTCCTGGCGACCTGACCGAGATCGTGGACAGGTGGATCACCGGCAACACCGGACAGTACTCGACCCTCGACGTGGGGGTCGCACGCATCGAGCGGACGACCGTGAGCGGCAACACCCAGGGGTCGTCCTACGGCGCGGCGCAGATCTTCGGCGAGGGCAGCCTGCTGCTCGACAGCACGATCGAGGGCAGCACCGGCTCGACCGGGATCCCAGCCGTGCTGATCTGGGGCACTGCCTCCGTGATCGAGGGCTGCACTCTGGTCGGCGTTGGCGGGCCGGCGCTCGGGGTTGCGACCTCCGGGAGCGCAACCGTCAGCAATACCCTGATCGCCGGATGGTGCGGCGGCGGCCAGCCGACCTCCCTCGGCGGCAACCTCGAGAGCCCGGGCGACACCTGCGGCCTGGGAGCGTCCGACCTGGTCAACGTCCCCGACCCCGGGCTCTCCGCGCTCGGCTTTTTCGGCGGCCCGACGCCGGTCTACCAGCCCCTGACCGGGAGCCCGGCCGTCGACGCTCCAGTCGCGGCTGCCAACTGCCCGGATGAGGACCAGCGCGGCCTTTCCCGCCCGCGGGACGGCGACGGCATCTCCGGCGCGGTCTGCGACATCGGTGCGGTCGAGCTCGCGGCCCCCGGCGAGATCTTCGTCGACACATCCGAGTGCGGGTTCACCACCGGCTGGTCGGAGGTCGTTCCGTAG